The Mesomycoplasma ovipneumoniae genome window below encodes:
- a CDS encoding DEAD/DEAH box helicase family protein, whose amino-acid sequence MDKRKIEAIDVLDRIIIGRVDPHIYAFTTNTVPNYLKVGDTYRPVSQRLNEWRAFFPDLEKQYENKTIIDRETYFRDYAIHQYLENDLNKKRLKPEELEDGLYYSREFFKETEIDDINNAIEDIKENYHANSSKYEYYSSKNRLPQTFHYQRVEQWTLRPNQQSAVDSFIRAVKNGRRNLLMYAVMRFGKSFTSLCCALEISANIVLVVSAKADVKDEWKKTVEGAGNFSEYVFLEAYDLASSENAIKANREENKKVVIFLTLQDLQGNAIKDKHKELFSEQIDLLIIDETHFGARAESFGKILENAGYEKSDKTNINKLDDENIDVNVAEEELKQINAKIRLHLSGTPYRILMGCEFEKEDIISFVQFSDIVKEQEEWDKNNLNKDDINEWDNPYYGFPQMVRFAFNPNKSSREKMEALKRSGVTFAFSKLFEPGSIKKDTVNNGHKKFINETEILDLLQVIDGSKEDENLLGFLDYDKIKKGKMCRHMVMVLPYCASCDAMEELLSTKKDTFKNLGEYEIINISGVDAWKKYKKPSDIKNKIKKCENLNKKTITLTVNRMLTGSTVEQWDTMLYFKDTSSPQEYDQAIFRLQNQYVRTLSSASGVIKENLKPQTLLVDFDPDRLFRMQEQKSLIYNVNIEENGNSKLKERIAQELRISPVIMMNHNKIKEVNATNILEAIGKYNNQRSVSDEVLDIPIDFSILKDDDIRKAIEQQAEFNSKQGLTIVPNQGQGDELDIDEAVDQTKKSQQKQDKPENNFSIEEKSTKELEKLEAQIKTYYQRILFFSFLTKDRVASLDDILSALERVENISLSKNLSLDKAIIQKISKSMDPFKRSRFDYKIQNISMLACDETVPPLTRAMRSIKKFNRMSESEVITPSKVCDEMVGLLPEESLKEIVSNQDKLLDIASKSGEYAVALYKRLTSELGYLHEDVKDIIYSIPTSSIAYEFTRRFYEILDLNIENIATKFNAYDLVKVKNDKNEVEYDKISGILKQNKKFSDITLQDELKAGDKKVNFGAVIGNPPYQENNSLRNRDDSIYNLFMETGYSISDISVFVTPARFLNNVGSTPTIWNNKMLNDQHFKVERYAAKSTDVFENVDIKGGVAITSRNQNLIYEPIEMFVSSNILREIYEKVKIKSNNFEDNISSLMYVQNKFNLKNVFDDFPELENIIKKEKRITSSAFKNYKELFKEHKFNNSVQIYGRISNKRTYMWMDKKYLEPHDNFEFYKVFVPAANGSGALGEVLSTPVIGHPVIGYTQTFISLGKFKTEQEAEALLKYIKSKFARLMLGLKKTTQNNKTKETWSKIPMQNFTENSDIDWTKSIVEIDEQLFDKYNLSTEEREHIKKSIKEM is encoded by the coding sequence ATGGACAAAAGAAAAATAGAAGCAATCGACGTACTTGATAGAATTATAATAGGACGTGTAGATCCACATATATATGCTTTTACAACAAACACAGTGCCAAATTATTTAAAGGTTGGTGACACATATAGACCAGTATCACAAAGATTAAACGAGTGAAGAGCATTTTTCCCCGATCTTGAAAAACAATATGAAAATAAAACTATTATTGATAGAGAAACTTATTTTAGAGATTATGCTATTCATCAATACCTTGAAAATGATTTAAATAAAAAAAGACTAAAACCAGAAGAATTGGAAGATGGGCTTTATTACAGTAGAGAATTTTTCAAGGAAACAGAAATAGATGATATTAATAATGCTATTGAAGATATAAAAGAAAACTATCACGCAAATTCAAGTAAATATGAATATTATAGTTCGAAGAATAGGCTTCCACAGACTTTTCATTATCAAAGAGTAGAACAATGGACTTTAAGACCAAATCAACAATCAGCTGTAGATAGCTTTATTAGGGCTGTAAAGAATGGTAGAAGAAACCTTCTTATGTATGCCGTTATGCGTTTTGGAAAGTCTTTTACTTCTCTTTGCTGTGCATTAGAAATCTCTGCAAATATCGTTTTGGTGGTATCGGCAAAAGCTGATGTAAAAGATGAATGGAAAAAAACTGTTGAGGGAGCAGGCAACTTTTCGGAGTATGTGTTCCTAGAAGCTTATGATCTAGCTTCAAGTGAAAATGCCATTAAGGCAAATAGGGAAGAAAATAAAAAAGTTGTAATATTTTTAACCTTGCAGGATTTACAGGGTAATGCAATTAAAGATAAGCATAAAGAACTTTTTAGTGAACAGATTGACTTGCTTATTATTGATGAAACTCATTTCGGAGCAAGAGCAGAATCTTTTGGAAAAATTTTAGAAAATGCAGGGTATGAAAAATCTGACAAGACCAATATTAATAAACTTGATGATGAGAATATTGATGTAAATGTAGCAGAGGAAGAACTAAAACAAATAAATGCCAAAATTAGACTGCATTTATCTGGAACACCTTATCGTATCTTGATGGGTTGCGAGTTTGAAAAAGAGGATATTATCTCTTTTGTGCAATTTTCGGATATAGTCAAAGAACAGGAAGAATGGGATAAAAATAATCTTAATAAGGATGATATAAACGAATGGGATAATCCGTATTATGGTTTTCCTCAAATGGTTCGATTTGCATTTAATCCCAATAAGTCTTCCCGTGAAAAAATGGAAGCTCTTAAAAGAAGTGGGGTTACATTTGCTTTTTCCAAATTATTTGAGCCTGGGTCAATAAAAAAAGATACAGTAAATAATGGACATAAGAAATTCATAAACGAGACTGAAATATTAGATTTGCTTCAGGTTATAGATGGCAGCAAAGAAGATGAGAATTTACTTGGTTTTTTAGATTATGACAAAATCAAAAAAGGTAAGATGTGTCGTCACATGGTAATGGTGCTCCCATATTGTGCCTCTTGCGATGCTATGGAAGAGCTTTTAAGTACTAAAAAAGATACTTTTAAAAATCTTGGTGAGTACGAAATTATAAATATTTCAGGAGTTGATGCATGAAAGAAATATAAAAAACCAAGTGATATAAAAAATAAAATAAAAAAATGTGAAAATTTAAATAAAAAGACGATAACATTAACAGTTAATAGAATGCTTACTGGTTCTACTGTTGAGCAATGGGATACAATGCTTTATTTTAAAGATACATCTTCTCCGCAAGAATATGATCAGGCTATTTTTAGACTACAAAATCAATATGTTAGAACATTGTCTAGTGCTAGTGGTGTCATAAAAGAAAATCTAAAACCACAAACACTACTTGTTGATTTTGATCCAGATAGATTGTTTAGAATGCAGGAACAAAAGTCCTTGATTTATAACGTAAATATAGAAGAAAATGGAAATAGCAAATTAAAAGAAAGAATTGCCCAAGAGCTTAGAATATCTCCAGTCATTATGATGAATCATAATAAAATTAAAGAGGTGAATGCGACTAATATATTAGAGGCAATCGGCAAATATAACAATCAAAGAAGTGTATCAGATGAAGTTTTGGATATACCAATAGATTTTTCAATTTTAAAAGATGATGATATTAGAAAAGCGATTGAACAACAAGCTGAATTTAATTCTAAGCAAGGTTTGACAATAGTTCCAAATCAAGGTCAAGGTGATGAACTTGATATTGATGAAGCTGTTGATCAAACCAAAAAATCTCAGCAAAAACAAGATAAACCAGAAAATAATTTTTCTATCGAAGAAAAAAGTACTAAAGAATTAGAGAAATTAGAAGCTCAAATTAAAACATATTACCAGAGGATTTTGTTCTTTTCTTTTTTGACTAAGGACAGAGTAGCTTCACTTGATGATATTTTAAGCGCGCTTGAAAGAGTTGAAAATATTAGCTTATCTAAAAATTTGTCTTTGGATAAAGCTATCATTCAAAAGATAAGCAAGTCAATGGATCCATTTAAGCGAAGCAGATTTGATTATAAAATACAAAATATATCAATGCTTGCTTGTGATGAAACGGTTCCCCCTCTGACAAGAGCGATGAGATCTATCAAAAAATTTAACAGAATGTCTGAATCAGAGGTTATTACGCCATCTAAGGTTTGTGATGAAATGGTTGGTTTACTACCTGAAGAATCTTTAAAAGAGATTGTATCTAATCAAGATAAGTTGCTTGATATTGCAAGCAAATCTGGGGAATACGCAGTTGCTTTATATAAGAGATTGACATCTGAACTTGGCTATTTGCATGAAGATGTTAAGGATATTATTTACTCTATTCCGACATCATCTATTGCATATGAATTTACGAGAAGATTTTATGAAATTTTGGACTTAAATATTGAAAATATAGCAACAAAGTTTAATGCCTATGATTTGGTTAAGGTAAAAAATGATAAAAATGAAGTTGAATATGATAAAATAAGTGGGATATTAAAGCAAAATAAAAAATTTAGTGATATAACATTACAAGATGAACTAAAGGCAGGTGATAAAAAAGTGAATTTTGGAGCAGTAATAGGTAATCCCCCATATCAAGAAAATAATTCTTTAAGAAATAGAGATGATTCAATATACAATTTGTTTATGGAAACGGGGTATTCTATTTCCGATATATCTGTTTTTGTTACTCCTGCAAGATTTCTGAATAATGTGGGTTCTACGCCTACTATTTGGAATAATAAAATGTTGAACGACCAGCATTTTAAGGTGGAGAGATATGCTGCTAAATCAACAGATGTTTTTGAAAATGTTGATATAAAAGGTGGTGTTGCCATAACATCTCGAAATCAAAACCTTATTTATGAACCAATAGAAATGTTTGTTTCAAGTAATATTCTGAGAGAAATATATGAGAAAGTTAAAATAAAAAGCAACAATTTTGAGGATAATATTAGTTCTCTTATGTATGTTCAAAATAAATTTAATCTTAAAAATGTTTTTGATGATTTTCCCGAATTAGAGAATATTATAAAAAAGGAAAAGAGAATTACATCATCAGCATTTAAAAATTATAAAGAATTATTCAAAGAACATAAATTTAATAATTCGGTTCAAATATATGGAAGAATTTCTAACAAAAGAACATATATGTGGATGGATAAAAAATATCTTGAACCACATGATAATTTTGAATTTTATAAGGTTTTTGTTCCCGCGGCAAATGGAAGTGGTGCATTAGGAGAAGTTTTATCTACACCCGTAATTGGGCACCCCGTAATTGGCTACACCCAAACATTTATTTCGCTAGGTAAATTTAAAACAGAACAAGAAGCAGAGGCATTATTGAAATATATAAAATCAAAATTCGCAAGATTGATGTTAGGGTTAAAAAAGACAACTCAAAATAATAAAACAAAAGAAACTTGGTCTAAGATTCCAATGCAAAATTTTACAGAAAACTCAGATATAGATTGGACAAAATCTATTGTAGAAATCGATGAACAACTTTTTGATAAATATAACTTGTCAACAGAAGAAAGGGAACATATAAAAAAATCAATTAAGGAAATGTAG
- a CDS encoding HaeIII family restriction endonuclease — MSNKSNNQGRAYEFAYLITLFEEISKIRPAKIEENSSYFAAERAWNTLTDSEKTIYKVSALAGVNAIFDLEPLILDDGDDDLELKIQSDDKGKEGDVRDILIIRRGIEWEIGLSVKHNHFAVKHSRLSKNLDFGRKWYGVDCSEQYWEDIKPIFEYLDTEKQKGSKWSDLPNKEDDVYIPLLNAFKGELERQNHLFGKDIPKLMVEYLLGEFDFYKVIGIDSKRITQIQSYNLRGTLNNQGNNLKRSIELPISTLPTRIVSLEYKPESKNTLELYLDGGWQFSFRIHNTSTNVEPSLKFDIQIIGMPTTIISIDCRWK; from the coding sequence ATGAGCAATAAAAGTAATAATCAAGGAAGAGCATATGAGTTTGCTTACCTGATTACATTATTTGAAGAAATATCTAAAATAAGACCAGCAAAGATAGAAGAAAATAGTAGTTACTTTGCTGCAGAAAGAGCGTGGAATACTTTAACTGACTCTGAAAAAACAATATATAAAGTTAGTGCCTTGGCAGGAGTTAACGCTATATTTGATCTTGAACCTTTGATTTTAGATGACGGGGATGATGATCTTGAACTAAAAATTCAATCAGATGATAAAGGGAAAGAGGGTGATGTGAGAGATATCTTGATTATCAGACGAGGGATTGAATGGGAAATAGGTTTAAGTGTTAAGCATAATCATTTTGCGGTTAAGCATAGTAGGCTATCTAAGAACTTAGATTTTGGTAGAAAATGGTATGGGGTAGATTGTTCCGAACAATATTGGGAAGATATTAAGCCTATATTTGAATATCTTGATACTGAGAAACAAAAGGGCTCTAAGTGGAGTGATTTACCTAATAAAGAAGATGATGTATATATTCCATTGTTAAATGCTTTTAAAGGTGAATTGGAAAGACAAAATCATTTGTTTGGAAAAGACATACCAAAACTTATGGTGGAGTATTTACTTGGAGAATTTGATTTTTATAAAGTTATTGGAATTGATAGCAAACGAATAACTCAAATTCAAAGTTATAACTTAAGAGGCACTTTAAATAATCAAGGAAACAACCTTAAAAGAAGCATTGAATTACCAATATCAACACTTCCAACACGAATTGTAAGTTTAGAATATAAACCAGAGAGTAAAAATACCTTGGAATTATATCTTGATGGTGGTTGGCAATTCAGCTTTAGAATTCACAATACATCTACAAACGTCGAGCCGAGCCTGAAGTTTGATATACAAATAATAGGTATGCCAACAACTATTATTTCGATAGATTGCAGATGGAAATAG
- a CDS encoding DNA cytosine methyltransferase, which translates to MNLISLFSGAGGLDLGFEKAGFNVVAANEYDKTIWETYEKNHDTILIKGDICDIPSDMFPECDGIIGGPPCQSWSEAGSLKGIEDPRGQLFYQYIRILKDKQPKFFLAENVKGMMAKRHNDAVENIVSQFEEAGYDVFIHLLNASDYGVPQDRKRVFYVGFRKDLKVKFEPPKSYETKLTFKDTIFDLKDSAIPALEGNKTNGDNCKVLNHEYFIGSYSPIFMSRNRVRQWGEQAFTVQASGRQCQLHPQAPVMPKVEKNKNIFAPGKETLYRRLTVRECARIQGFPDNFKFYYTNLNDAYKMIGNAVPVNLAFEMAKAILSALDDSSVNSNLLKTGTDN; encoded by the coding sequence ATGAATTTGATTAGTTTGTTTTCAGGAGCTGGAGGGTTAGACTTAGGCTTTGAAAAAGCTGGATTTAATGTAGTAGCTGCAAATGAATATGATAAAACCATTTGGGAAACATATGAAAAAAATCATGATACAATACTTATAAAAGGAGATATTTGTGATATTCCTTCAGATATGTTTCCTGAATGTGATGGTATTATAGGTGGGCCGCCATGCCAATCATGGAGTGAGGCTGGTTCATTAAAAGGAATAGAAGATCCTCGTGGGCAATTGTTTTATCAATATATACGCATTTTAAAGGATAAACAACCAAAATTTTTTCTTGCCGAAAATGTTAAAGGAATGATGGCTAAAAGGCATAATGATGCTGTTGAGAATATAGTTTCTCAATTTGAAGAGGCTGGTTATGATGTCTTTATTCATTTGTTAAATGCAAGTGACTATGGTGTTCCACAAGATAGAAAAAGAGTTTTTTATGTAGGGTTTAGGAAGGATTTGAAAGTTAAATTTGAACCGCCAAAATCCTATGAAACTAAATTAACTTTTAAAGATACAATTTTCGATTTGAAAGACTCTGCAATACCGGCATTAGAAGGAAATAAAACTAATGGAGATAATTGCAAAGTTTTGAATCATGAGTATTTCATTGGTTCATACTCACCTATTTTTATGAGTAGAAATAGAGTGAGACAGTGGGGTGAACAGGCATTTACAGTTCAAGCTTCAGGAAGGCAATGTCAGTTACATCCGCAGGCGCCAGTAATGCCTAAAGTAGAAAAAAATAAAAATATATTTGCACCAGGAAAAGAAACACTTTACAGGAGACTAACTGTGCGAGAATGTGCAAGAATTCAAGGGTTTCCGGACAATTTTAAATTTTACTATACGAACTTAAATGATGCATATAAAATGATTGGCAATGCTGTGCCAGTAAATCTTGCATTTGAAATGGCTAAAGCAATTCTATCTGCTTTGGATGATTCAAGTGTAAATAGTAATCTATTAAAAACTGGAACAGATAATTAA